The Polyangiaceae bacterium genomic interval TATTTGAATGCGTTGTGACGCGCAGCGATGGCGACTTTCTCGAGCTTGGCGATCTCGCCTTGGGCTCGTGATGGGTCTTGCGCAAGCTCGATGCCACGAATTGCCGCGTTTTTCAGCTCGACGTAGTCCTCGGCCAAACGGCGTAGGATGAGCGGTCTGTCTTTCGCATCCGGTTTCGTGACGGCAAGTAACCTCTCGAGGCTTTGGATTTCGACCACCAGCGATGCATTCGGCCGAGGCGCCCAGCGCGATTGACGCGGATCTCGTACGAGTGCAGCGAGGTCACCGTCGGCGTTTGGTGGGGCCATTTGCAGGACGGCGACAGGCGGATCATCGCCCGCGACCATGACGGCTCCACCGGGCGGCTTCATTGTGGGGGTTGGGGCGCCCAAAACGATGACGGGCGTCCCATCGGCGTCGCGATCGAACGGGGGTTGGTCCGGTACGGTCGAGTGGCCGCTAGGCGAGCCGCATGCTGCGAAAACCAGGCTGAAGACACCTGCAAGAAAAACGCGCGTCGCGGTCGCCATACGTACAGCGTACACGAAGGCGAGACAAAAGGTGCCAACCACTTTACGGCTCGGGATCGTCATGGCATTCGAGTTCCACGTGGACTATATCCGGCGGTCATGACGACTCGCCCACTTCTTGCTGCTGACAAAGTATCCCCCGAAGTCCACGCCATTATTGCGTCCTTTCACCGCGGCATCGTCGACGAAGTTGCCGCCACCGTCGCACGCGACCCAGTCGTGGTCGTTGGTATGGCGCAAAACCCCGTCGTGAAGGCCGCTCGTAGGCTGCTCGACCAAGAAGGCATCGCGTATACGTATCTGGAATACGGAAGCTACTTTTCCAAGTGGAAGGAGCGCCTTGCCATCAAGCTTTGGGCCGGGTTTCCGACGTTTCCGATGGTGTTTTTCGACGGAGTGCTCGTGGGCGGCAACAGCGAGCTCGTGAAGTTGAAGGCTGCGGGCAAGTTGAAGAAATAGCGGCCGATCGTGACGCTCGGCCACACGCCACGACGCGGGCCGTGAAGCTGTCGAAGATTGTGCACGCAGTGCGTGCACAATCAATGCGATCATGCCTACACAATTGTAGCCGCAGTGCGGCCACAAGCCGCAGTGCGGTCACAATTGTCGTGATTATGCCTACACAATTGTAGCCGCAGTGCGGCGACAATCTCAGTAGGGGCCGGTCGATGCGGCCATGCCGAACCGAACGACCTCCTTCTGCAAGACTAAAGCAGCCGAGCTCGCCCCGTCGATTTCGCTAGCACGTTTGTCCGGGACGCGGTATCGACCTCACGACGTCGTATGAGCAACCTCTCGACTGTGCTTCCGACAACACTCGTCAGCGAGCTGCGTGCGCTCATCGAAGCGAGCCGCGGACACGTTGCGCAAACCGTCAACAGTGAACTGATCTGGCTTTACTGGCAGATCGGAAATCGGCTCCGGCAAGACGTCGTGGGCCACGAACGCGGCGCCTACGGCGAACAGGTAATCACGACGGTTGCCAAGGCTCTCTCGGCCGAGTACGGCCGCGGGTTCAAGAAGAGCGGTCTCTACCGGATGATGCAGTTTGCCGAAGTATTCCCCGATCCAGAGATTGTCGCCGCACTGCGGCGACAATTGAGCTGGACCCATCTGCGCGAGATCAT includes:
- a CDS encoding glutaredoxin, with protein sequence MTTRPLLAADKVSPEVHAIIASFHRGIVDEVAATVARDPVVVVGMAQNPVVKAARRLLDQEGIAYTYLEYGSYFSKWKERLAIKLWAGFPTFPMVFFDGVLVGGNSELVKLKAAGKLKK